In Microvenator marinus, one genomic interval encodes:
- a CDS encoding MBL fold metallo-hydrolase — protein sequence MKVFAVGVGDAFSSKHWGTSFLVTHDDFTLAIDCPDSYLRALKGHGRAPEEIDAIFITHLHGDHVNGLEMLLAWSTFVSHRKLDIYTTPEAARDLWERRLQASLGVMSDGVSHRKTSLDEFANLHVVPWNESFKIGPFEVITRPTKHHLPASAMRVSAAGKTWAYSCDTAFDPELIDWLSDADLVFHEASYGPAHSPLEKLEELPEELRKKLRIVHLPDTFETSEFLNFAKEGETYGLF from the coding sequence GTGAAAGTCTTTGCGGTCGGTGTAGGGGACGCATTCTCATCGAAGCATTGGGGAACAAGTTTCCTCGTCACGCACGATGATTTTACGCTGGCCATTGACTGCCCCGATTCCTATCTGCGCGCGCTCAAAGGACATGGCCGCGCTCCTGAGGAAATCGACGCGATCTTCATCACCCACCTTCACGGCGATCATGTCAACGGCCTTGAGATGCTCCTTGCGTGGAGCACCTTCGTCAGCCACCGAAAACTGGATATCTACACCACACCCGAGGCTGCACGCGATCTCTGGGAGCGACGCCTTCAGGCTTCGTTAGGAGTGATGTCCGACGGTGTATCGCATCGGAAAACTTCCCTCGACGAGTTTGCAAACCTTCACGTAGTGCCGTGGAATGAGTCTTTCAAAATCGGTCCGTTTGAGGTGATCACAAGACCTACAAAACACCATCTGCCTGCCTCGGCCATGAGAGTCAGCGCCGCGGGTAAGACCTGGGCCTACTCTTGCGATACCGCGTTCGACCCCGAACTTATTGATTGGCTCAGTGACGCCGACTTAGTCTTTCACGAAGCGAGCTACGGGCCGGCGCATAGCCCTCTCGAAAAGCTAGAAGAATTGCCAGAAGAGTTGAGAAAAAAGCTAAGAATTGTGCACCTTCCCGACACCTTTGAAACATCTGAGTTTCTGAACTTTGCGAAAGAGGGTGAAACCTATGGTTTATTTTGA
- a CDS encoding Synerg-CTERM sorting domain-containing protein — protein MSRSWSARELLGFGVSKRAAVWLVGALFIAACSDDGCSDCSCGGFEQGPYPANAPHVELSGQVRITPSGLNFVEDNLGGIVAGALPDGLSFCVPESDMICQGSTCSDGSPGCDLSMTIDDASISTTPPDTLNVAVIIGGLDETLPIEILGAPCEAKLELRGNSSLPGQIEAGLPVTFSVDPITEDVQIQLGEILINFDDLKIEIDPGPDANFLERLTCESTDAVAGIGFVRDLITGQLTPELQTAVDDIVGEQLCRTCDASTPCSVGTCDEGVCRYPDDRCVPRTLGIEGKFLLGDALADFTEHPESAMDLVIKAADYTTVNDGVTIALRSGYEPDMLRRCVPSDPTRRPSDSPVALSNSIVGNTKPGGQPFMFGLGYHKRAVQHLLWSVWGSGATCLLVSSDSLDSFSLSTSLFASLLPSLRDVTASGSAVYIKIVPQKAPDVILGQNTVTPSGESYSIDDPLITIDWKDMDIHIYAFGQERWTRLFTLRGDLQVPVAIVPGMNQITPIIGDLSAAITNVRPIEYELVAEDEQKLKDLLPTLLGVALPALAGSLVDPIDLPDLLGLQLAIGQDDITSVDNNEMIAIYANLATTTQPYRLGVEPIITSSKVHYETKESGFPSPKVELGVMALPTDLFSSAEELEFSWRVGDGFWSHWTRSNKLQINDPTLVIPGAHRVEVRARYMGRPESESAIVAAQELVIDWDEPTVQIERNGLKLSAFVEDTVPQDVMVRWRLVGEGHDGSWSAWSSEREFVLTHVPDGLRVDVEARDREGRVSGDTRTIHQTLGSAPTEPKTGCNSAGGAPLWALLLLPLFFIRRKNALKALALTAVLLGTACSDDATTPSPCASCPDGTYCGPENSCVEGCQTAQDCAEGQQCSDGACVSQCEASCAEQCGPDAISSCGTDDVCVCTDYCDGGCEDGAFCCRDSNSCQVLEDPCGKTVCDEGFGPVVVQEPSGDEATCEIDAGACECQELPPLPLGFHGMYLSMAQAGSTTLVAAYNATYTDLMVGAFAGAGEPVWYFVDGVPTSGDVTGSLNGPRGGIRDRGDDLGTHTAIAVDSAGVAHIFYRDEEEGVMKYARGTGSGTDWSFETKAFDETVGAGFYPDALVKDGQVHVVYLADNVGEAGAGFNAEIRHATFAEGDAFSAVSADFGVVYTAGASNPCGGDCRAADRCFVAQSTCARPSNDCAGDCAEGTACFEGTCLAIYEEPAGSFPGTTGLLNQLQETTDGLILSFYDHRDWSGAYTVFDGSAWATPTFIGTPSGPYVSAVMDSNSEIHVAFMDPSAKRLAYRAPGGAVEMIADGLRDTSAGWIVNEIGEDVMLRFNANDELVALFQDATRHTLHLATRGGNGWTIQTLAGRDVFTGSHGFYATMLKAPEDIVVAAMTYQQREMPPYSEPVVYTP, from the coding sequence ATGTCTAGATCTTGGTCCGCCCGAGAATTATTGGGTTTTGGAGTTTCGAAGCGCGCTGCCGTTTGGTTGGTCGGTGCGTTGTTTATTGCTGCGTGTTCGGACGACGGATGTTCGGATTGTTCGTGTGGTGGCTTTGAGCAAGGTCCCTATCCCGCAAACGCGCCCCACGTGGAGCTGAGCGGGCAGGTTCGCATCACGCCGAGCGGCTTGAACTTCGTGGAAGATAACCTGGGCGGAATCGTTGCGGGCGCCTTGCCGGACGGTCTTTCGTTCTGCGTGCCTGAGTCGGATATGATTTGTCAGGGAAGCACGTGCAGTGACGGCTCGCCTGGTTGCGATCTTTCGATGACCATCGACGATGCCTCGATTTCGACGACCCCACCTGACACCCTCAACGTAGCGGTCATCATCGGCGGGCTTGATGAGACTTTGCCGATCGAGATTCTCGGGGCGCCGTGTGAGGCAAAACTGGAGCTTCGTGGCAACTCTTCTCTTCCGGGTCAGATCGAAGCCGGCCTGCCGGTAACGTTCAGCGTGGATCCGATCACCGAGGACGTTCAAATCCAACTTGGCGAGATCTTGATCAACTTCGACGACCTGAAGATTGAGATCGACCCAGGTCCGGACGCCAATTTCTTGGAACGACTCACATGTGAAAGTACGGATGCCGTCGCGGGAATTGGGTTCGTACGGGACTTGATCACCGGGCAGCTCACGCCTGAGCTACAAACTGCGGTAGACGATATTGTAGGCGAGCAACTCTGCCGCACGTGCGACGCTTCGACGCCTTGTTCTGTAGGAACTTGCGACGAAGGTGTGTGCCGCTATCCCGACGATCGATGTGTACCCCGTACACTTGGAATCGAAGGCAAGTTCTTGCTCGGAGATGCGTTGGCAGATTTCACCGAACACCCTGAATCGGCGATGGACCTTGTAATCAAAGCGGCCGACTACACCACCGTCAACGACGGTGTGACAATCGCTCTTCGGTCAGGCTACGAGCCAGACATGTTGCGGCGTTGCGTGCCTTCGGACCCAACACGCCGTCCGAGTGATTCGCCTGTTGCACTGAGCAACTCGATCGTAGGCAACACCAAGCCCGGCGGTCAACCATTCATGTTCGGACTCGGCTACCATAAACGCGCAGTTCAGCACCTCTTGTGGTCTGTTTGGGGCTCCGGCGCGACCTGCCTGCTCGTAAGCTCTGACTCGCTGGATTCATTCTCGCTGAGCACGAGTCTCTTTGCTTCGTTGCTGCCGAGCCTTCGAGATGTCACGGCTTCGGGAAGTGCGGTCTATATCAAGATCGTCCCACAGAAGGCTCCGGACGTGATTCTGGGCCAGAATACGGTGACACCTTCGGGCGAGTCGTACTCGATCGACGACCCACTGATCACCATCGACTGGAAGGATATGGACATCCATATCTACGCCTTTGGTCAGGAGCGATGGACGCGCCTCTTTACGCTTCGTGGCGACCTGCAAGTGCCTGTGGCGATCGTGCCCGGCATGAATCAGATCACGCCTATTATCGGGGACCTTAGCGCTGCTATTACCAACGTGCGCCCAATCGAGTATGAGCTCGTGGCCGAGGATGAGCAGAAGCTCAAAGATCTCCTGCCGACCCTGCTGGGCGTGGCGCTGCCTGCTCTTGCGGGAAGTCTTGTGGACCCAATCGACTTGCCAGACCTTCTCGGCCTGCAGCTTGCGATTGGTCAGGACGATATTACGAGCGTAGACAATAACGAGATGATCGCGATTTACGCGAACCTCGCGACCACCACTCAACCCTATCGGCTGGGTGTTGAGCCCATCATTACGAGCTCAAAAGTTCATTACGAGACCAAAGAGTCAGGCTTCCCAAGCCCGAAGGTCGAACTCGGAGTCATGGCGCTACCCACCGATTTGTTTAGTTCAGCCGAAGAACTTGAGTTCTCCTGGCGCGTTGGTGACGGCTTCTGGAGCCATTGGACGCGGTCCAACAAACTTCAGATCAACGATCCTACGCTCGTGATTCCAGGCGCGCATCGCGTCGAAGTACGTGCACGTTATATGGGTCGGCCGGAGTCCGAGTCTGCGATTGTTGCGGCACAAGAGTTGGTGATCGACTGGGACGAGCCCACGGTTCAGATCGAGCGCAACGGGCTTAAGCTCAGCGCCTTTGTGGAGGACACCGTGCCTCAGGACGTGATGGTTCGCTGGCGGCTAGTAGGTGAGGGTCATGACGGCAGCTGGTCTGCGTGGAGCAGCGAGCGAGAATTCGTCCTCACGCACGTACCTGACGGGCTGCGCGTGGATGTTGAAGCGCGTGACCGTGAGGGGCGGGTTTCGGGAGATACTCGAACGATCCATCAAACCCTTGGTAGTGCTCCTACCGAGCCCAAGACAGGCTGTAACTCGGCAGGTGGTGCACCGCTTTGGGCGCTGCTTCTGCTGCCGCTCTTCTTTATTCGACGCAAGAATGCCCTGAAGGCGCTCGCTCTCACGGCCGTACTCCTTGGCACGGCGTGTTCTGATGACGCGACCACACCGAGCCCCTGTGCCTCGTGCCCAGACGGCACGTATTGTGGGCCAGAGAACTCATGCGTGGAAGGCTGCCAGACGGCTCAAGATTGTGCCGAAGGCCAGCAATGCTCTGACGGTGCCTGTGTCTCTCAATGCGAGGCGAGCTGTGCTGAGCAATGTGGGCCAGATGCGATTTCGTCGTGTGGCACGGACGACGTCTGTGTGTGCACGGACTATTGTGACGGTGGTTGCGAGGATGGCGCCTTCTGCTGCCGCGATTCGAACTCCTGTCAGGTCCTTGAAGATCCGTGCGGAAAGACCGTTTGTGACGAGGGCTTTGGTCCTGTTGTGGTCCAAGAACCAAGTGGTGATGAAGCCACTTGTGAGATCGACGCTGGAGCGTGTGAATGCCAGGAGCTTCCGCCGCTTCCACTTGGATTCCACGGCATGTACCTGAGCATGGCTCAGGCAGGTTCAACCACCCTCGTTGCCGCTTATAACGCCACGTACACGGACCTTATGGTCGGTGCTTTCGCAGGTGCCGGAGAACCCGTGTGGTACTTCGTGGACGGCGTGCCGACTTCAGGTGATGTGACGGGTTCGCTCAATGGCCCTCGTGGTGGTATCCGAGACCGTGGAGACGATCTTGGAACGCATACCGCGATCGCTGTGGACTCCGCGGGTGTTGCCCATATCTTCTATCGTGACGAGGAAGAAGGCGTCATGAAGTACGCTCGTGGAACCGGCAGCGGCACCGATTGGAGCTTTGAGACAAAGGCCTTTGACGAGACCGTAGGCGCCGGATTCTATCCAGACGCACTGGTCAAGGACGGTCAAGTTCATGTGGTCTACCTCGCCGATAACGTGGGCGAAGCCGGTGCTGGTTTCAACGCGGAGATCCGACATGCAACGTTTGCTGAAGGCGATGCGTTCAGCGCCGTGAGCGCCGATTTTGGCGTGGTCTACACAGCGGGAGCGAGCAACCCGTGCGGTGGAGATTGCCGCGCGGCAGACAGATGTTTTGTAGCTCAAAGTACGTGTGCAAGGCCTTCAAACGACTGCGCAGGAGATTGCGCCGAAGGCACCGCATGTTTTGAGGGTACGTGTTTGGCAATCTATGAGGAGCCAGCGGGTTCATTCCCCGGCACCACCGGACTCTTGAATCAACTTCAAGAAACTACTGACGGCCTTATTCTGAGCTTCTACGACCATCGTGATTGGTCCGGCGCTTACACGGTGTTTGATGGCAGCGCGTGGGCAACTCCTACGTTCATCGGGACACCTTCGGGCCCTTATGTTTCGGCCGTGATGGACTCCAACTCGGAGATTCACGTGGCGTTCATGGACCCTTCTGCCAAGCGGCTCGCCTATCGCGCTCCGGGTGGCGCGGTGGAGATGATCGCCGACGGTTTGAGGGATACAAGCGCTGGGTGGATTGTGAACGAGATTGGTGAGGACGTGATGTTACGATTCAACGCGAACGACGAGTTGGTTGCACTCTTTCAGGATGCGACTCGCCACACCTTGCACCTGGCCACTCGTGGCGGAAACGGTTGGACAATCCAAACTCTTGCTGGACGCGACGTGTTCACGGGCTCACACGGCTTCTATGCCACCATGCTCAAAGCCCCTGAAGACATCGTGGTTGCCGCCATGACGTACCAGCAGCGAGAGATGCCACCGTACTCCGAGCCCGTGGTGTACACCCCTTAA
- a CDS encoding MFS transporter, with protein sequence MEKEFKIWRWRIFAATWLTYAGLYFARKPFSIVKANLGDAHAWDTEALGALGAFYLIAYTIGQFIAGAAGQKWGPRLVLLSGIALSIAANAACGITNSYALFAVFVTLNGLGQSTGWSNCVGTMGQWFRKDERGRVMGVWATNFQVGGMLANGLAAFALGAWGFEYSFFAGSLALLVVWVFVYFNHRNKPSDVGLEDIDEEVPEIDENGDEVAEVAWPRAVVLNIAIVGVFYFFVKFIRYAIWSWAPFLLQKNYGLDGDDAGYISTVFDAAGILGVIACGWLSDRVFKSRRALTSFVFILGMVVSCVLLYTVGSSSVWLFAVCMGMIGFTLYGPDALMTGAGAIDVGAAKRATVAAGVINGMGSVGAVVQELVLGRMLKTESVEYVFGTLLVSALAALACLAYLLWRGARGKTSV encoded by the coding sequence ATGGAAAAGGAATTCAAGATCTGGCGCTGGCGCATTTTCGCTGCTACGTGGCTCACTTACGCGGGCCTCTACTTTGCCCGAAAGCCTTTCTCTATCGTCAAAGCTAACCTCGGTGACGCCCACGCCTGGGATACCGAGGCCCTGGGTGCCCTCGGTGCGTTTTACCTGATCGCGTATACCATTGGTCAATTCATCGCGGGCGCTGCGGGCCAGAAATGGGGCCCGAGGCTCGTGCTTCTCTCAGGTATTGCCCTGAGCATCGCCGCGAATGCAGCGTGCGGCATCACCAATAGCTACGCGCTCTTCGCGGTTTTTGTGACCCTCAACGGCCTGGGGCAATCCACTGGCTGGTCGAATTGCGTTGGCACCATGGGGCAATGGTTCAGAAAGGACGAACGCGGCCGAGTCATGGGTGTTTGGGCCACGAACTTTCAAGTTGGCGGCATGCTGGCTAATGGACTTGCCGCCTTCGCTCTTGGCGCATGGGGCTTCGAGTATTCCTTCTTCGCGGGTTCGCTCGCCCTCCTCGTCGTCTGGGTCTTTGTCTACTTCAACCATCGAAACAAGCCCTCGGACGTGGGGCTCGAAGATATTGACGAAGAGGTCCCCGAGATAGACGAGAACGGAGATGAGGTTGCTGAAGTCGCCTGGCCACGGGCCGTTGTTCTGAATATCGCTATCGTTGGCGTCTTCTACTTCTTCGTTAAATTCATCCGCTATGCCATTTGGTCATGGGCACCTTTCCTACTCCAAAAGAATTACGGCCTCGATGGCGACGACGCCGGTTATATCTCCACGGTCTTTGATGCCGCGGGTATCCTCGGTGTGATCGCCTGCGGCTGGCTTTCTGACCGAGTCTTCAAGAGCCGACGTGCGCTCACCTCATTTGTCTTCATTCTGGGAATGGTCGTCTCGTGTGTGCTCCTCTACACCGTTGGGAGCAGCAGCGTCTGGCTCTTCGCGGTATGCATGGGCATGATTGGGTTTACGCTCTACGGCCCGGATGCCCTGATGACCGGCGCAGGTGCCATCGATGTGGGGGCCGCCAAACGTGCCACTGTGGCCGCAGGTGTGATCAATGGAATGGGCTCGGTGGGTGCGGTGGTTCAAGAACTCGTGCTCGGGCGAATGCTAAAAACCGAATCCGTGGAATACGTGTTCGGAACTCTTTTGGTTAGCGCCCTTGCCGCACTGGCATGCCTTGCTTACCTTCTCTGGCGAGGCGCCCGAGGAAAGACCTCGGTTTAG
- a CDS encoding class I SAM-dependent rRNA methyltransferase, with the protein MANPAIQLNQPLHEVIRRGHPWVFMDAVNFDDSIKAGTVVDLYSVDWEWVARGVWDPDSPIRFRAWTTNPDVAVNNNLLEQRIRQALKWRPFPNAETNGFRALNGEGDRTPGLVCDVYANVAVFRVDGVAAERWLQPAQRLMKKLLGVEHVAVRRSQIYAQDKETAEWLEGGVDEVIFTEGGLKYVCDPISGQKTGFFLDQRANRARLAEVSKGRRLLNLFGYTGAFSLAAAAAGAARTTTVDLAKPAIKAAERHFEINGLVPQAHEFVASDVFDYLEQFQPGRAPFDVVVCDPPSFAHRRSDLERATQAYVRLFSKVFEVMPAGSHVALASCSSHIHGEHFRRIVADAAAEAQVSYVMQGIWGADVDHPILASFPEGDYLQFSLGTL; encoded by the coding sequence GTGGCAAATCCAGCTATTCAACTCAATCAACCTCTTCATGAGGTGATTCGTCGTGGGCATCCATGGGTCTTTATGGATGCCGTCAACTTTGACGACTCCATCAAGGCGGGCACCGTTGTAGACCTCTACTCCGTGGACTGGGAATGGGTAGCCCGCGGTGTATGGGACCCGGACTCGCCGATTCGGTTTCGTGCGTGGACCACAAATCCTGACGTCGCGGTGAACAACAATCTCTTGGAACAGCGGATTCGGCAGGCGCTTAAGTGGAGGCCGTTTCCGAATGCGGAGACCAACGGCTTTAGGGCGCTGAACGGGGAGGGCGACCGAACCCCTGGGCTCGTCTGTGATGTTTATGCCAACGTGGCTGTGTTTCGGGTGGACGGTGTTGCCGCGGAGAGGTGGCTTCAGCCCGCACAACGGCTCATGAAGAAGCTCCTTGGTGTGGAGCATGTCGCTGTCCGGCGAAGCCAAATTTACGCTCAGGACAAGGAAACCGCAGAGTGGTTGGAGGGCGGAGTTGACGAAGTCATCTTCACCGAAGGCGGCTTGAAATACGTCTGCGACCCAATCTCGGGGCAAAAGACAGGTTTCTTTCTCGATCAGCGTGCAAATCGAGCGCGACTTGCCGAAGTGAGCAAAGGCCGGCGGCTTCTGAACCTTTTTGGTTATACCGGGGCCTTTTCTTTGGCGGCTGCTGCCGCTGGCGCCGCGCGAACTACCACGGTGGACCTCGCGAAACCCGCCATCAAAGCGGCAGAGCGGCATTTTGAGATCAACGGGCTCGTGCCCCAAGCGCATGAGTTTGTAGCATCGGACGTCTTCGACTATCTGGAGCAATTTCAGCCGGGCCGAGCACCTTTTGACGTGGTTGTCTGCGACCCTCCAAGCTTTGCACACCGCCGCTCGGATTTGGAAAGAGCAACCCAGGCGTACGTTCGTCTTTTTTCCAAGGTCTTTGAGGTGATGCCCGCCGGCTCGCATGTGGCGCTAGCTTCGTGCTCGAGCCATATTCACGGTGAGCACTTCCGGCGGATTGTGGCCGACGCAGCCGCTGAGGCCCAGGTGAGCTACGTGATGCAGGGAATCTGGGGTGCCGACGTGGACCACCCCATCCTCGCGAGCTTCCCCGAAGGTGATTATCTGCAGTTCAGCCTGGGAACCCTCTAA
- a CDS encoding pseudouridine synthase, with translation MHPRNPRSNTLPRRLDKFLKDELGWTRPVTHERLHEVRVNGQSLKPCDIVLPTDEVEIAGESLEIGSRDFKTYVFHKPTGIITAHSDPHGRACLDQYSQTWGHACAVGRLDKDTSGLLIITDDGDLTFALMYPEFEVRKRYVIGLPEPLERDDSRVRKLLDGLDLQDGPARALRAELRPEGLAIEIDEGRNRQVRRMCKVAGLPLQTLHREAIGSFELDVEVEQFRELSEDETDELWADVGGRAAIRKRQWGALTERVKKWREQGRPDTRLEDWLEEFGDDRVF, from the coding sequence ATGCACCCCAGAAACCCGCGCTCAAACACGCTACCTCGTCGTCTCGACAAATTTCTCAAGGACGAGCTCGGTTGGACTCGCCCAGTGACTCACGAGCGGCTACACGAGGTGCGAGTCAACGGCCAATCACTTAAACCTTGCGATATCGTTCTTCCCACGGATGAGGTTGAGATCGCCGGAGAATCACTAGAAATCGGGTCTCGCGACTTCAAAACTTATGTTTTCCACAAGCCGACCGGCATCATCACGGCGCACTCGGACCCGCACGGCAGGGCTTGTCTCGACCAGTATTCCCAGACCTGGGGCCACGCATGTGCGGTTGGACGCTTGGACAAAGATACCAGTGGCCTGCTCATCATTACTGACGACGGGGACCTAACGTTTGCCCTGATGTACCCCGAGTTTGAGGTGCGAAAACGCTACGTCATCGGCCTTCCCGAGCCGCTAGAGCGAGACGACTCGAGAGTTCGAAAACTCCTCGATGGCCTCGACCTGCAAGATGGTCCCGCCCGCGCGCTCCGCGCCGAGCTTCGGCCTGAGGGGCTCGCCATCGAGATCGACGAAGGAAGAAACCGGCAGGTCCGGCGCATGTGCAAGGTGGCCGGACTTCCGCTCCAGACGCTGCATAGAGAGGCCATCGGAAGCTTTGAGTTAGACGTCGAAGTCGAACAATTTCGCGAACTCTCCGAAGATGAAACCGACGAACTTTGGGCCGATGTCGGAGGAAGAGCTGCCATCCGCAAACGTCAGTGGGGAGCGCTGACCGAGCGAGTGAAAAAATGGCGGGAACAAGGAAGGCCGGATACTCGTTTGGAAGACTGGTTGGAGGAGTTTGGCGATGATCGCGTTTTTTGA
- a CDS encoding CCA tRNA nucleotidyltransferase produces MQRLFEAFKRAGKELYLVGGAVRDLALGVPMVALDDLDFCTNSRPQETLRILKEAGFTTYDVGIEFGTVGCVLYSETEPGYPKDCQVTTYRSAEYYRRGSRHPVVKYGDTIAQDLRRRDFSINSIAMNEAGEFVDPYDGLGDLERRVLRVVSDPLETLAEDPLRILRIGRFVARLGFDVDPDLRRAADERAEHILDISRERWLQEMNKLLLGSEVEAALEFLAEVRILGVILPELAGLKALGGPWSDAMRLVGGAPPELSQRWASVLFSVGAFWARERPGPHAAMLVEGIAKRLTFDNALSLEIRTILAQHQTLTASTSEWTDAAIRRMVRELDPFCAQTLRFARHVDQILGSGDRKEWLGDFETRMADLEKAGNLRPELPRGIGKTIVETFGLKPGPDVGRRKDFLEFSLLDGLIPEAKNAQFYMDYLNEHFRDDAEE; encoded by the coding sequence ATGCAACGACTCTTTGAAGCATTCAAACGGGCAGGGAAAGAGCTCTATTTAGTGGGTGGCGCGGTGCGCGATCTGGCACTTGGCGTGCCAATGGTCGCGCTCGACGACCTTGATTTCTGCACGAATTCACGCCCTCAGGAGACTCTTCGAATCCTCAAGGAAGCTGGATTCACCACATATGACGTAGGGATCGAGTTCGGGACGGTGGGGTGTGTGCTCTACAGTGAGACCGAGCCTGGTTACCCGAAGGACTGCCAGGTTACGACGTATCGCTCGGCCGAGTACTATCGGCGAGGAAGCAGGCATCCGGTGGTCAAGTATGGGGATACCATCGCTCAAGATTTAAGGCGGCGAGACTTTTCGATCAACTCAATCGCGATGAATGAGGCGGGTGAGTTCGTGGATCCCTATGACGGTCTAGGGGATTTGGAGCGCCGCGTCTTGCGCGTGGTTTCCGACCCACTCGAGACGCTCGCCGAGGATCCGCTGCGGATTTTGCGGATCGGTAGATTTGTAGCGCGCCTTGGTTTTGATGTGGACCCGGACTTGAGGCGCGCCGCGGACGAGCGCGCCGAGCATATTCTGGACATCAGTCGCGAACGCTGGCTACAGGAGATGAACAAGCTTCTTTTGGGGAGCGAGGTTGAGGCTGCTCTTGAGTTTCTGGCGGAAGTTAGAATTTTGGGCGTCATCCTACCTGAGTTGGCGGGACTAAAGGCCCTGGGCGGCCCTTGGTCGGACGCGATGCGTTTGGTCGGCGGCGCTCCACCGGAATTGAGCCAGCGTTGGGCGAGCGTACTCTTCTCGGTGGGGGCGTTTTGGGCGCGGGAGCGGCCCGGCCCGCATGCTGCGATGCTAGTGGAGGGAATTGCAAAACGCCTGACCTTCGATAACGCGCTTTCTTTGGAAATTCGGACTATCCTGGCTCAGCATCAGACGTTGACAGCGAGCACTTCGGAGTGGACGGACGCGGCGATAAGGCGAATGGTGAGGGAGCTCGACCCGTTTTGTGCTCAGACTCTGCGCTTTGCGCGCCACGTGGACCAAATTTTGGGCTCTGGGGACCGAAAAGAATGGTTGGGCGATTTTGAGACGCGAATGGCCGATCTTGAGAAGGCCGGCAACCTTAGACCCGAGCTTCCACGCGGTATTGGGAAGACTATCGTTGAGACGTTTGGTCTAAAACCCGGCCCGGATGTAGGGCGCCGAAAGGACTTTTTGGAGTTTTCTTTGCTAGATGGCTTGATTCCTGAGGCAAAAAACGCTCAATTCTATATGGACTACTTAAATGAACATTTCCGCGATGACGCGGAGGAATGA
- a CDS encoding HAD family hydrolase, producing MIAFFDMDETLLRVNSATLWVKYQWKNGQISKREFAKSVGYLLGYKLALVDVERLALQAAQKLKGLPESDLEAEIRAWYEAEIRHMVEPHMLEIVEKHRNQGHEIVLLTASTRYVAQALGQDLNIESLIATRFEVDSGRFTGRLDGGLCWGHAKVRESLKLAKERRVSLDDCWFYTDSYTDLPMLEAVGHPVVVNPDPRLQRWATRKRVPIIEHSKQN from the coding sequence ATGATCGCGTTTTTTGACATGGACGAGACCCTGTTGCGGGTCAATTCGGCAACGCTTTGGGTCAAGTACCAGTGGAAGAATGGTCAAATCTCAAAGCGAGAGTTCGCAAAGTCCGTTGGCTATCTGCTTGGATATAAGTTGGCCCTGGTGGACGTAGAGCGCCTTGCGCTGCAGGCCGCCCAAAAACTCAAAGGGCTGCCAGAGAGCGACCTCGAGGCCGAAATCCGAGCGTGGTATGAGGCCGAAATCCGACACATGGTTGAGCCGCATATGCTCGAAATAGTGGAAAAGCACAGGAATCAGGGTCACGAAATTGTGCTTCTGACGGCCTCAACGCGTTATGTTGCCCAGGCTCTGGGCCAAGACCTGAACATCGAATCGCTCATCGCAACGCGTTTTGAGGTGGACTCGGGAAGGTTCACCGGTCGCCTCGATGGCGGCCTTTGTTGGGGCCACGCCAAGGTGCGTGAGAGCCTAAAACTCGCGAAAGAAAGACGGGTTAGCCTTGATGATTGTTGGTTCTACACCGATTCGTACACTGACCTCCCTATGCTCGAGGCCGTGGGTCATCCCGTGGTGGTCAACCCAGACCCAAGACTGCAGCGTTGGGCCACTCGAAAAAGAGTTCCGATCATTGAACACTCGAAGCAAAACTAG